The genomic interval atataatttaaaataacataaaatacgtatcatatttcaatatgtttgaatataaaaattaaaaattaaaaatcaatttaaataaaaatgtatatttaCAAATTATTCATATATTCAATTCTTACATTAAATTACATTAAACTCAGCGTATGAAATTGATCACATGAACAACGAGAACACATGATTTATTCTCACAAGCATCATTCATGAATCGAGCTGTATTTCATCTTTTGATATCTAGCTATCTTTTGATAAAGCATGCATCATCAGAACAAAAAATGGTGAAGTTCATAGAACAGAAAAATGGCAATGTAAACAAACATAGGAGTGACATACTAACATTCATGAGCAAAATAGGCTGCAAATTTATCGAAATGGTGAAGACTAATGCTGCTGCTGCTCGCCCTGCCATGCCCAGATGATGTCATTGAGAGCTGGTCTGATGTCCTGCTTCCACAGTTCGTGGTACTCCAAGGTATCTCCGCTTGCCTTCCTCATCTCTACGAGATTAAATAAAGGAGTGAGCTCAAAGATCTCTGCATCAATGGCTAAAACCCCCCTTTTCCCTAGCTTGGTTCCTTCCATTTCCAGCCTCCCGCAATCCTTCTTCTTTACTTTCAGCTTTATGAAGCTAGCTATCTCCTCCAATTTCGCGATAATGGTATAGGCTGGCTGGCTGGATATGAATCTTGTTTCTCTCTTGTGGTCAGTTTCCTCAAACATGCCAGAAAGATCAAATCCATCTGAAAGAGAGATAAGGCCGAAAGCATTTAGGTTCATCAACTTCCTGATATCCTGCCCCTTCTCGATCATGTTGATAATCTGGGAATCAGAAACTGCATTGGTCTCGCGTCTATCAGTTTCTGCTTGTGGTTCTTTGCCATTTCCATTCATTCCTCCATCAATTCCTTTTCTAAACCAAGGAATCTCCATAATCTTTGTGATTGTTATCCGAGTGTTAGGATTGGGGTCAAGAATGCGCACCAGCAGCCTCCTAACTTCCAATGGAAACCAATTGGGACACTTGAATTCTGCCTTTCTAATTTTCCGATACACTTCCATGAGATTTGGATCATGGAATGGGAGATACCCAGCCATGAGAACAAACAAAATCACCCCACAGGACCATATGTCAGCTTTCGCTCCATCATATCCTTTTCTACTAATCACCTCAGGAGCAACATAAGCAGGTGTACCGCAAGTTGTGTGAAGCAAACCGTCCTGTCTCCTCGACTCTGCAAGAGCACTCAAACCGAAATCTGAAATCTTCAGATTCTCATTCTCATCAAGCAGAATGTTTTCAGGTTTCAGATCACGATGGTAGACACCTCTGCTATGGCAGAAATCCACGGAAGTGATCAGCTGCTTAAAATACTTACGGGCAACATCTTCTTTAAGTTTGCCCTTGGCAACTTTGTCAAACAGCTCACCACCTTTGGCATATTCAAGAACAAAGTATATCTTAGATTTGGTGGCCATGACCTCGTAAAGCTCTACAATGTTGGGGTGCCTCACCAATCTCATCACCGATATCTCTCGTTTAATCTGATCATTCAGCCCACCCATCATGACCTTGTCTTTTTCAATCACTTTTATGGCAACGCTCTGGGAAGTTTTTAAGTTTCTCGCATAGTAAACCTTGGCAAAAGTACCTTTGCCTAACATTCTTCCAACCTCATACTTCAGCATCAACACATTTCCTTTGTTTTCCGATTCCATCCTATGATAACACAAATAAACTAAAACAGCAAGATGCACTCCCCCTAGAACAAGGATACTTTATAGAACAGGGGGATAATCACTGCTGTTAGTCTCAACCGTCTTCCCCAAGGTCGTGGTCTAACACGACAGCTTCTTGAATATTTCTCGCTCCATCATAAAATTGTACTCGAAGCACATAGTGGGGATTGTTTTGCTGTCCAATATCATCAAGGATGAACACACAAAGTTCAGATGCAGCGATAGCAACATTTTTGTTCAACAAAGATTGCCCAACGTTCAAGCACATCTTTCAGCATTCCCTGAAAGTTATCTTCCAATTTCCAGCAGgacaacataaaattaaaacaaattaatATCTGAGTATCAAGGAAAAGGAAATTTGTTTAACAAATCCACTTTAgattaaaaaggaaaaacaagagacaGGAAGACAAATAAATATGAGGAATGTCTACTAACAACAAACTGTCTTAGAAAGGccaataattttcaaagaatgaCAAGATAACATCCCCTTTTTTTGTAAATGCTTCTATCAAGGTCAAATGCCACATGAATGATAGTTTGGACATGATAAGGCCACCTTTTGTTTCAAAAGACTTCTGTTTAGGTCCTATGGATCCAACTCTACCCCTCGAATTATGTTCCAATAAAACATTACACGGGAACTAAAGTTTGACCGAACATGATTCTGAGGGTAAAACTAGATCAGTAGTTCCCATGGGACCTCAACACGGACATTTAAGAGAGGAAGCCTTAAACAATGGGAGGCCTTATTATTAGGGCATTTGCTCAATAGCAAAAACATAGCCTTCAACTTGCAAAGTATTATTCAGAATGAGGAAGGCCACACTTGAGCAGAAATATGGCAAACTATTTTCTTTTATCTTTATAGTAGAAAAGAAAAGAGATTCGAtctgattcaattttttttaaaaaaaatgtcaatCATCAGGGGACAACAGGATGTTAACATAATGCATACAGACCTGCTTAGCACCAGATAAAACATTCAAAGGAatattttttgaaagaaaataaacatGTGTTTAGTGATGAGCTACATATATTGCATCTATGTGAATaggcaaaaaacaaaaaacaaaaaacaaaaaaaactgtTCTTGCAAGAGAACAAATTAGAGGAACAATGAGGAATACCTTGACCAAAAAAAGACCAGAAATTATTGAATAAATTTACAGAATTTTTTTTCCTATTGACAAAACACGAACGATGTTGAGAAAAATAGGGGGAAAAGAAGAatcagaaaaacaaaaaaaaaatctatgttaCTAAAAATATATGGCAAAAATAGACTATTAATATATAATCAAAAAAAATTGTCTTAACCGGTAAAACGAAGAAAATATTGAACAAATCTGAAGCAAAAAAACTTTCCTTTGGACGATTTACTACAAATGTGCTATAAAAACACCCACCGTGCTTAGAATAATAGGCACAAGAATCAGAATCGGAACAGAAGAAACCCCTTTTTACACCCACACACAAACTGTGCTAAACGTATTGTTATCACATTGTCTTCCCTTTTAAAACGCATAAAATGTTCCTAGAAAACAATAATACGAGGGTGTGAACAACCAATCAAAGAAATAGACATCATCGGCGACGTTGCCGCGCCAAAAAACTTACCTTACGAACAAAAGCTCCTCgggaggagagaaaagaagagaaatcGAGAACGAGCTCCAAAAGATCTGAAGGGAAGACAGATCGAGGAAGAGCGGAAGCGATAAATTACGTGGAAGGAAACCTCGGAGGACCTCCTCCGACCTCAAGTCCTGTCTCCTCTCGGTTTCTCGGAATTCTCGTCAGATGCTTTATATTAAAAGCAAATTGCTTTTCCCCCCTCCACCTCCCCTCTCTCCTCCGCCAAAAGACACATGTAACCTCCtgcttatttttttgtttttttttttaaattttttttttaatttttttaattcatacttATGTATTCATACttgcatatttttaatttttaattttttattttaaattaattttaattttttatttttaattaattttatttttattttttttattcatacttatatatttttaaatttttatttagtttaattttatttaattttatttttaaaattaattttatttttaatttttttcattcatacttatatattttaaaaattttatttagtttatatattttaaaatttttatttagtttaaagttttaatcaattttatttattatttttcattaatacttatatatatttttaattttatttaattttatttagttttattttttaattaattttgtttattattttttcattagtacttatattttttaaatttaatttaatttttatttagttttatttttaattaattttatttattatttttttaactttttaatatttatttagttttatttctttaatcaattttgtttattatttttttatcaaattttttaatttttttattttatataatttttaaattactcccttcctttaaattatatttctaatttgacacttaaattatccgcatccaactattaacacatgtcataatcttctctccctttaaatgGGTCACTCTTACAAGACACGCGCTTATTTGTGGTACGAAGTAATAGGTGCACCACCATCAAACGCatcgggagcagaatttggaggcaatattgattaagatttctatttttatatgtttttatgctttttttgtattattacatatacttttcatttgaaaaaaaatatgtttattcttaagttatgaatgtgttcattattaattggtagtattttttttagttttaaatataaactaaaaataaataaaagattataaacatataaaaaatttattgaaaaaaataaaaccgataaaaatttgataaagaaattgattaaaaaaattaataaaaaaataaaatttaaaaaaatcaattgaaaaaatataagtattatgaaaaaatataattaaaaatataattatatgagagttatttttaaataaaattaattaaaaaattaaaactaaatcagaattaaatgaaataaaaaaaataaaaaaaatatagagaagACTACATGCGTCTTTTGGCAAGGAGAGAGGGGAAGATGAAGGAGGTGTGCGTTGACCCGGGAGGGGGGGGAAAAGCAGCTCTCCAAAAACTAGTGTCTAAATTACAAAACCACCCTTGTTTATTTCGTTATTAGTTTTGGGTAATATCAAAGGACAATATTTCGTAACAAAACCACCCTCGAAGGGAATTTTCCAATTGCACCCCATTCGTTTCGTATTTTCAAaggataatatttttatttttaaaatatatatttattttaattttctaatattttgacagtactttttttttttttttggcaaagaTCAAATATTTCCTTTGTTACAAATATTGTTTAATAgatgaaagaaaaaaaagttaATAGTGATAAAGAAAAATGGCATGGAAAATTACGACTAGTTCATTTATCACTATTTAAAACaagtaatattaaattaattttggatgGTGCCCAATAATTGTAAGTGGCtaagaaaaaaattaacattCTTCAAACTTGAAGGGTCCCAATGGAATTGAGGACTTAAGTTATGTCCTTAGTTCAAGGAATAAGATTGTTGTTTCGCCGTTTCAATATCAATAAGATATATGTGGTAAATAATTAAGTCCATCACCATCAAACAATCAAGATGAGACGAACCAAATATTCTTGATGGCTACCTTATCATGTGCTGCCATTGTAATTGTGTCAATTAGTTTAGGGTTGATGGTGCGAATGATTTGCTATGGTTTGTACTTTCAAATAGGTTTAAGTGGGAAGAAAGGAGCTAGGGTAGATCAAGTTATGCATCTCGATATTTATATACTCTCTCCTTTGCCTTATTCTTCTTGTTTGTTGTTTGAATCCTCACTATGGAGCTAGCTACCTTGTATTCTTTTAGGCGAacaccaaaaataaataaataaataacttgtGAAGAGGATATTGAGCGCTTATTGGTCATCGAGTACTTGCAATTGGATGAAGAAGACGATGATTGTGATCGAGATACAACAAACCTAAATCTATTTTGCAAATGCCTCAACTGATTCTGTTCTTTCCCCCTCATGTCGAA from Zingiber officinale cultivar Zhangliang chromosome 6B, Zo_v1.1, whole genome shotgun sequence carries:
- the LOC121989199 gene encoding CBL-interacting protein kinase 18-like, producing the protein MESENKGNVLMLKYEVGRMLGKGTFAKVYYARNLKTSQSVAIKVIEKDKVMMGGLNDQIKREISVMRLVRHPNIVELYEVMATKSKIYFVLEYAKGGELFDKVAKGKLKEDVARKYFKQLITSVDFCHSRGVYHRDLKPENILLDENENLKISDFGLSALAESRRQDGLLHTTCGTPAYVAPEVISRKGYDGAKADIWSCGVILFVLMAGYLPFHDPNLMEVYRKIRKAEFKCPNWFPLEVRRLLVRILDPNPNTRITITKIMEIPWFRKGIDGGMNGNGKEPQAETDRRETNAVSDSQIINMIEKGQDIRKLMNLNAFGLISLSDGFDLSGMFEETDHKRETRFISSQPAYTIIAKLEEIASFIKLKVKKKDCGRLEMEGTKLGKRGVLAIDAEIFELTPLFNLVEMRKASGDTLEYHELWKQDIRPALNDIIWAWQGEQQQH